Genomic window (Candidatus Anoxymicrobium japonicum):
TTCGTGGCGTGACATCGTCCAACCCGGAGTATTCGATAAACCTTGATATCGCCATGAAGCTCAAGAACCTTCTCGAAAAAGATGGGATGAAAGTCGTAATGACGAGGGAGTCGAACGACGTCGAGTTGTCGAACGTCAACAGGGCGGAGATCGCGAACAACGCGCGGGCGGATCTTTTTCTGCGGATTCATTGCGGCTCTTCGACAGACTCGTCCCGGCAAGGCGTAGAAACACTCTACCCGGACAGGAACAATTGGACCCAGTCGTTCTACGAGAAAAGCAAGGCCGCCGCGCTCTTCATACAGGCCGAACTCTTAAAGACGTGCGGCGCCGAAGACCTCGGCGCTGTTGTGAACCACGACCTCTCCGCATTTAACTGGTCCAAGACGCCGGTGGCGCAAGCCGAGCCAGGGCTCCTCTCAAACCCGCGCGATGATTCGCTCCTGTCGCAGGACGATTTCCGCTGGAAAGTCGCGTGGGGCCTGCGCAACGGGATAGTAAAGTACCTGGCGAACCATTAGCCTTTGCGGCACACAGTGCAGGGTTTGCTATTGGGGGATAAATATACCTAAAAATAAAATACGTATTGTGGTGTTCTTATTCAGAGGCAAACATGAATAAAGAAACCGCCAAGAGGGCTGAAGAAATTTTCAAACAGTACTGTGGGATGATGGCAACAAAAGAAGTCATCGCGGCCGGCATCCACCCGCGTACTCTATACGCCATGCGTGATGAGGGCCTGCTCGAGAGAGTAAGTCGCGGTCGTTACCGGCTATCTTCGATGCCTGGACTGTCAAATCCAGATCTCGTCACGGTTGCGACCCGCATCCCCAGGGGAGTTGTCTGCCTCATCTCGGCCCTCGCTTTTCACAGACTTACCGACGAAATCCCACATCAGGTATATGTCGCTCTCTCCCCCGGAACAGAGAAGCCGCGGATCGAGTATCCACCGGTTCGAATCGTCTGGTTCTCGGACGAAGCCTTCATGAAAGGCATTGAGAAACACGACATAGATGGCGTGGAAGTACATATTTACGGGCCGGCCAAGACTGTCGCAGACTGTTTTAAATTTAGGAAGAAGCTGGGTCTGGACGTAGCGCTTGAAGCGCTCAAGGCGTACCGAAATCAGCCTGGTTTCAACCTCGAGGAACTAATGAGGTACGCGAAAATCCGCAAGGTTGAAAAAGTCATGAGACCCTACCTGGAAGCACTGATATGAAGAAACGCGACATCAAGAACATGTCAGCCTCCGTTCACAGGCGGCTGCTGAACAGGGCACGGGAGGAATACAGGCCATTTGACGAGCTGGTTAGAGTTCCTGGTAGTGGTGTACGAAGGTAGAGCAAGCAAGGGGGGTTGCCCGTGGATGGAGCGGAGGGCGTAGCCCGAAGCGAAATCCACGGGCTCGCGCCCGGCGGGTAGCCCCTCGCAATAGAGCGACCATCGTGCCATCCTTCTCTCGACAGAATGTTGTAGACAAGAGAAAGGAGAAGCTCGATGGTCAACAATACTATGGACCTGATGGACTGGTTACGCAAGCAGGTGGAGGAAGCCGACTCTGATTTCCTTCGTGAGGCGGTCAACTACCTTGCGGGATTGTTGATGCCCCCTTTGATACTTTTAACTTCTGGTGGACTTCTGGTGGGCGTTAGGGGAGGTTAGAGTCGATCGCAAGAAAGCACGAACGAATACTTGTGATAAAATTGGTGTCATCAACCTTTTGCTGAATTATGGTAACTATTAAATTATGACCAATGCTCTCGAATAGTGGGGTTAAACAAACAAGCATGAGAGCAAAGATAGACATCCCTAAAGACAAGATCGCGGAATTCTGCAGACTCAACCACATTCGCCGTCTGGCACTGTTCGGATCAGTGCTACGTGATGATTTCACGCCCGAAAGCGACGTGGATGTATTGGTGGAGTTCGAGCCAGGGACGCGGGTGGGGTTGCGATTTTTTAGCATGGAGCAGGAGTTGGTCGAAATTCTCGGGCGAAAGGTGGACTTGAACACCCCGGGATTTTTGAGTAAATACTTCCGGGACAAGATTATTGCAGAGGCGGAGGCGCTCTATGACGCGGCATGACGATGACATAGGACTGCGACATATGCTGGATTACTCCCGAAGGGCGCTTGCCATGATTGAGGGACGCTCACGTGAAGAATTGAACACAGACGAGATGCTTTGCCTTGCTTTGACGCGTCTGATGGAGATTGTCGGCGAAGCCGCCACCCGCATTTCCCGGGCAGGCCAGGAGAGGCATGAACGGATTCCATGGGCGCAGATCGTCGGTTTACGCAATCGGCTGATTCACGGCTACGATGCCGTGGATTTGGACATTCTCTGGGATATCGTTCAACAAGATCTGCCACCGCTGATCGCCGAGTTGCAGGAGATTGTGGAGGAGCCCTAGCCGATGGCCCGAGTGCGCAACGGCAAGGCGGAATACGTGAAGCTCGAGTAGCAGTTAGCGTTGCTGGCCGGGTTCAAATCACGGAATGTCTGGTGGATGGAGTGGGATTCGAACTCACGGAACATCTCACGGCGCTCAACATTTTTCAAGTTCTAAGTCGTTTGTGTTGTCCAGTCTGTCTGGTTTTGTCCACACTGCCGACTTGCAATAGATCACTTATGATCTATTCTTACCCGGTTGACGATACAAAAGAAAGGGCGTGTGATATATACAAATAACATATCGCATATATAAAGGGAGGTTGAAATGTATGTCTAAAACGACAGTGGATATTGACGACAGGCTTCTTGAAGAAGCTAAAAAGGTTACGGGAACAAACACAATAAAGGCTACCGTAAATGAATCTCTTCGAATGGTCGCCAGAAAAGCCAGGTTGGAGAAGTTGGCGTCTTCTCTTCAGGGAACGGGCTTCATAGATTTGACGCAGGAAGAACTTGAAGAAATGAGGCGGAACAGGCTGTGAATGTGGACTTCGTGCTAATTGACTCGACGGCGTGGATTGAATTCTCGAAGAAGAAACCTGGAGAATCCGAAATCGGGGATGAAGTGAGAAGGCTGATTGAAAGCGACTCCGCCTGCGTCACTCAACCGGTCATCGTGGAAGTCGTGCGCGGAGTGAAAACCAAATCCGAAGACCGGTTGTTCAAAGAACTGTTTTCCATGCTTTCCCTGAAGTCTATGAATGACGAAGTCTGGTCTGCCACTTACGCTCACGGCCGAAAACTGGTGAAGAAAGGCTTCAA
Coding sequences:
- a CDS encoding transcriptional regulator; the encoded protein is MNKETAKRAEEIFKQYCGMMATKEVIAAGIHPRTLYAMRDEGLLERVSRGRYRLSSMPGLSNPDLVTVATRIPRGVVCLISALAFHRLTDEIPHQVYVALSPGTEKPRIEYPPVRIVWFSDEAFMKGIEKHDIDGVEVHIYGPAKTVADCFKFRKKLGLDVALEALKAYRNQPGFNLEELMRYAKIRKVEKVMRPYLEALI
- a CDS encoding DUF2191 domain-containing protein, with protein sequence MSKTTVDIDDRLLEEAKKVTGTNTIKATVNESLRMVARKARLEKLASSLQGTGFIDLTQEELEEMRRNRL
- a CDS encoding nucleotidyltransferase; translation: MRAKIDIPKDKIAEFCRLNHIRRLALFGSVLRDDFTPESDVDVLVEFEPGTRVGLRFFSMEQELVEILGRKVDLNTPGFLSKYFRDKIIAEAEALYDAA